The genomic segment AAAACGCCATCCTGAGAATTTCCTATCTCCGTTCTTCACACTTGTTCTCTCGTGAGCACTTACCACCTCATCTTAGTTACTCTCTCCTGACTAGGATGTGAACCCCATGAGTGCAAGGCTtgccttctgttttgttttgttttgttctgattgctgtattcccagtgcctagaacagggtTTGGCGCGTGGCAGGTCCTCAAGAAATAGTTGTTGGATGAGTAAGTGAACAGGCTGGATATAACAAACAGTGGCTTGCAAGGACCTGATGAGGTGATGTTGGAGTGAAACCCGAAAGACGAGCCAGGAATGCAAAGGTGGGGTGCGTGGAGGACCGGAATATTCCAAGTGGtggaaacagcatgagcaaaggcactgaggcaggAAAGGGATTGCTATTTTCAGGCACTGGAAGGGCAGAAAGCCTGGaaaaatgagcagagagaggattGTGAGATGCTGAACTAACAGCTTCCTGTCAGACTTAACAATAAAACCCAAACCCCATACCTTGGCCACAAGACCCCTTCGGCCCACTGTTACCTCTCTAACCTCGtttccttccccatccccctctATTCCCTTTgacgcacccccccccaccccggcctcttCGTGTTCCCCAAACACACCAGGCACTcgcctgccccagggcctttgtgcGTGTCGTTCCCTTTGCCTGAACACTTGGACAAAATctagatatttacatttttcagagTATCTCTACACAAGACACTACAAAGGGCATGTAGTAACTTTACAGCAGAGAGATGCGACAGACCCCACCTTCAGTCATGGGACAGAATCTCATGTGCCTCTCGAGAAGGCGCACCGAGAAGGGCACATCATTTCTGAAAATCCCTGTCAAAGGTAGCTTGAATAGAACCGTGAGGAAACATCGGGCAACAAACTCTCAGTGGGGGACATTCTGTAAAGTGCCCCCTCAACTGAACGCAACATGGCAGTCGTTAGCcaggtcatttttattttgctgtgacCACTGGTCAAATCTGATAAAGATCGGAGAGAAGAGGGTTGTTTCAATATTAACTTCCTGACCTTGATAATTGAACTGTGGTCATGTAAGAGAATGTTCTTGTTTTAGGGCGGATATGTAAATatgaaggggaagaaggagggaataATCATAAAATGTCACAGGAACCTGCATGAAGGGTAGATGAGAATtccttgcacttttttttttttttttgagtaggcttcatgtccagtgtgggagcccaacacggggtctGAACTCTCAATACTTGAGATCtagcaagacctgagctgagatcaagagtcagacatttgggggcacctgggtggctcagtcggttaagcgtcccactttggctcagatcatgatctcacagctcgtgagttcaagccctgcgtcgggctctgtgctgacagctcagagcctggagcctccttcggattcggtctccctctctctctgctcctcccccgcccatgctctctctctctctccttcaaaaataaaaacattaaaaaaaaaaaaagtcagacacttaaccaactgagccacccaggtgcccctgtacttttttatttttaatgtttatttttgacagagaaagagagagagggagggagcatgagctgggaagagaaagagggagacacaaaattccaagcaggctccaggctctgagccatcagcacagagcctgatgcacggctcaaacccaccaactgtgagatcatgacctgagctgaagtcagacgctcaacaactgagacacccaggcaccccacaaataaataaaattttgaagtaCATTTATGGGAAGTTGCAAAGATAGAAGAGTTCCCCTTAACAGCCCACACCTAGTTTTCCAACATCTTAGCGTAGTACGTTTGTCACAACAATGAACCAATAGGGATAGCATCCTCATCAAGAGCACTTCCTGCCAACATGAGATACCCTGTTGATGCTGACCTTGATCACCTGCTGATacagtgtttgtcaggtttctccactgagaagttgctccccccccccccctttctatACTATCCACTTCGGAAGGAAATCACTTTGCAGCCCACACATAAAGAATGAGAGCTATGCTCCCCCTCCTTGAAGGCACGGTACTTACAGAAATTCTACAGAAATGACCTGGAATTCTGTACACGTGTCTGTTTGCACCATTTACCATTTATGTCCATGCCAACTTGTTTATTGTGACTCTGGGTGTAACCCAGGACTGTGCTGTTTTTGTTGCTCGAAGTACTTTCAACTTTGCCCAGTGGGAGCACTGTCCATCCACTCCTGTATGCCTTCACATACCCCTAACAGTAAGGCTCTGCTTTgcaggttttttatttatttgagagagacaagaaacagcgtgggggggggggggggaggggcagagacagagggagagagaattccaagcaggctcctcgctgtcagcccagagcccgatttggggctcgaactcacgaactttgaagtcacgacctgagccaaaaccaagaaagagtcagacgcttaaccgactgagccacccgggcgcccctgcttTTCTGGGGTTTGAGCAAGCCCTTACTTTGGGGCGCTATGAGGCGCCCCAGGCCTAGAATCATTTTAGTACTATTTCTGAAAGTGTTCTTCTATGAGCCTGCAGTTACttacaaaataaagttaaaaatctgCAAATCACCACACGTTTTCCGGAAAATTATCGGACACGTGTTAAAATACAGCCACCCTGGAATGTGGGCCACAAAAGTGCCAGAAAGATGGATCCTTAAGGTTTATTACAGCACTGTCAGTAGCAGCAAAACATCTGGAGACCGAGTAAATTGTCAACTAGGGGGGTCTGGATCGGGTGAGGCATACCTGCCTCGCGGGAGGAGCCTCATGAAGCAAGGTCCCCAAAATGCAGAGGGAGAGACTCATTTCACCAGGGACCAGCCCACCCTAGTAATGTTCATGTGTCGGCAGGAGCGTTGGGAAAACGTGGCAGGTGTAGCCCCGGGGACTTGGCATTATTCACTGGGACGACACAACACCAAAGGGAAAGAGCCTTTTTATGGTGCCAACGAGAACGCCAGGAAGGGCATGCAGGGCCTGGGATCTGCGtggattttcactttttcttcctcGTACTTCGGTGTTGCTTGCATTAttcactctcacacacacacatgacaaaAGACAAGGTAATCCacccaaaattaaaattttccaattggtaaaattttattaaaactctTCCACCTGAAACTCCCTTTGGGAAAAAGTTCTACAGAAGGAAGCACCACTACATCTGGGGAATCTATGTTCGCCCGAGGGAAGTGTTCGCGAGCCTGTGGGCCCAGAGCCGGGGGCCAGGGACCAGGGACTGCGAGGCGATCTATCGGACTGAGGTAGGCTCAGGATTTCCTTGGAGTGGGGCGGGGAGATGACGAGAGAAGGAACTGGCACCGGCTGCCTCCGGGGCCTTGACTGGAGGGAAAAGCAGAAGGCTCTCCTTTAGAAGCTTCTACTGCTGCTGGTCTTATGACCACCAGCACATGCttttgtaattaaataaataataaagtccaCGTGAAGTAAGAAACGGCCACGCCTTCCCGAGTCTAAACTGGCCCTGACTTTTCTCTGCTGCCCTCACTCAAGATCTCAAGGACTCCACGCGTGCGAAGCAGCCCTAACGCCTGGCGAAATCGGACACCAAATTCATCTGTGCCAGGGCAGCCCTGGTCCCAAGGTGCGGGAAGGGCGGTTCAAGCTCGGGAACCACAAGGTAAAGGGGACAAGCTCTCAGAGGGTcccagagctgggggagggctgTGACCAAACCAGAGGCATCCACCTCGACTTCCATTCATACGCCAAGGATTCTGTGTTGGAATCGGGGGGCCTCGAGGCTCCCTGGTTTGGCATAAATGGGGAGAAGGGGACTGCATGCGATGCCCGGCCCTGGGACTCCAGGGTCACGTGAAGGGCGTCCACTCCCACACCTGCACTCCCGGGGCTCAGGGGCGCCTCGCACGCCCTCCCCTTTCAGAGCCAGCCAACCACCCCCCCAtgcctccacccccccacccccaccctttttaGCCCAGGCAGCTTCTGAAGACCGGGAATGGCCTCTGCCTGCCGGAGTCACAGCCCAGGCCAGGGCAGCTTCCCAAAGTCCTCAGCGGCTCCCACCCACAGCGGCACCCACGCGGAGGCCCAGCCACCCGCCCGCGCCCTGCCGCCCGAGGGGACACAGATCCAGATGGCCAGGCCCCGGCACGGCAGACGGGTCCTAGGGGCAGGTCAGTGGGGCCGGGCTCCGCAGGCAAGTAACGGCCCAGGGCGGTGGGCCCCGGTCTGAAACGAGTGTCTTTATTGCTTGTACCGTACaaatgggaggaagggggaaggccagtggggaggacagagaattGTCAGATAAAGGACATACgcacacagaaaggaaaaagaccccccacccacccaaaccAACCCTCACCCCACCCTAGGATGTCTCTCTCGGAACTACCTAGTacaggaggtggggcagggagatcAAAACCACAACTAAATTCCACACACCGAGAGATgttgggtggtggggggggatgggaaggagagcGGGCAGCAAATGGATCCCAGGTGTGGTCCTCCTGCTGGGCCAGCACCCCTCCCTCAGGGGATGAAATGCTCAGGCCCGGGGACAGGGCCCAagcccacacacaccacacactcaAGGCCAAGACACGCTTGCCCTCACGCACACATACCcaacacacatgcacgcacgcgcgcacacacacacacacacacacgcccgtGTGCATCCACGTCCGGGATGCAGAGGGACATCCACAAACACACATAGTCTGAGGCACGTACccccgtgcccacagcactgaCACATGTTCACCTTAAGGCTGCAGAACGTGGGGCCCAGAGGCGGGGGGGTAGAAAGGGGCCCTGGAGCCTCCCCTTCTCAGAGGCCCCCACCCCAGTATGTACcagagacccccccccaccccctctttgaCCCCAGTCCATGGGGCCCAATACTGTCTTGGTGCGAGATGTGTAACAGCTGGGGCTGGCACCCCTCCGCCCCAGGCGGAAAGAAGGGGGTGATCCCAGCCCCCATCCTTGGAAAGAGCTGGGGCTGGGCCCGGGGTGCAGCGGGAGTTAAGGCCAGCTGGAAGGAAGCCCTGGTAAGGCACAGGACTGGGTGGCGGGGAGGCCAGTCCCCAAATGTTCCTCCTGCCTCATCCACAGGGTCAGGAGAGCAGCTTGGGAGGCTGGGGAAGGCGGGGCAAGGAGGCagtgcccatcccccaaccacaCGAGGGAGCCCTGGACCCCCAATCCCgcaccttccaaaggccccagcCTGTCCCTAGACATTATTGCTTTTCTGCCCCTGTGGGATGAGGGGCTGGGCTGCCCGAGCCAGGCCGCTCTGAGCCTAACAGCAGGGCACGGAAGGCAGCACGGGGGCACTGTCCGCGGGGCATCATGTCCCACAAGGTGTCCCCTGAGGTGTCCCACGAGAAGGCGACCTCTGACAGAGGCAGACTGCCTGCAGGCGTCTGGCCAGAAATTCAGGCAGGACCCACAGCCCCACGCTTCGCCCCTCCCTGGGGCTCGTGTTGATTAAAAACCGGAATCCCTCCAGCGGAGAGTCTCCCAAAGCCTGGTCTGAGCACAGAGGTGAGGACAGGACAGGATCCTGGAGGCAGGGCCGCTGGGACCGCTGAGGTGAGTTTGGCAGAGGGCTgaagaaaaaactggaaatggGGGTGAGCAGGTGAGAGATGGGGAtgcaaacaaaaaaggcaaaaataaaaagtttaaaaacaaaagaaaagcccCCGGGCGGTGATGGCAGCCGTGCGTGTCCCGCGGCGGTGGTGGCAGCAGACGGCTCTGCTCACTCGCGGATGCTGGCTGAGTAGGAGAACTGGGGGAAGTGGGTCCGCTGGTCCAGTTCGAGGGAGCCCAGGCTGTCATCtgtggggggcagtgggaggtGGATCGGGGAGAACGGGCCTGCAGATGGCCCGGCACCCCGACCACACCCCCAGGAGTGGGCAAGGGGGCCACGGGGGCCCAGCCTCAGAAAGGGGTGCAGGTGGCGGGAACCCCCAGCCGGTGGGCcatcggtgagaccctcccctcCGGTGCCACACTCTGGTCTAGCCTAGACCCTTGGCCCCCGCCCCGCTGCTGCCCCTGCCGACCAGCCCCCACGCACAGCCAGAGGGGCTTCGGACGGCCCGGAGGCAACCCTGTCCCCCTCCTGCACAAAACCTCTCCGTCGCTCCCCATGAAGCAAGTTCCCACTCCTTCCAACGGCCCCCAAGATCCTCTTACTCTGGCCCCataccccctccaccccagcttcTGCAACACTCCATCCTGGACTCTCATTCCCCGAGTGCCATTCCTTCCGCCAGGAACTTGGCTCAGCTGCccggcccctccaccccccaggcaGCCCCCCGCTGACTCGCAGGCCAGGTCAGGCATTTCCTCTGGGTTTCCCCAGTCCCTGGGCTTCTATACCCACGACCTGACCACTCTGGGCTGTCACCCCACCAGGCCTGAAGCTCCCTCAAGGCAGGGCCCAGGGCCGTCTCAGTCACTGCTGTCCCCAGCACAGCCCAGCACTGGGTGGGTGAGAATCAACGAACCAATCCAGCCCCAGAGACGTGGGCAATTTGGGAAGACAATTATGAATGTGCCATCCCAGCAGTGACAACTTCCTGTGTCTCCTGCCCAGACCCCTCCCCGCTGAGCTCTGGAATGTGCCGTGGCCAATGGCTCCTGGCGACCCTCACTGGGTGTAAAGGTGCACAGACCAACCAACAGCCAAAAGCCCTTCGAGCCAACCGCTGGCAAACTGCCCAGACACGGGGAGGGGGCCTACGAGCTTCCTCCCCGGAACTGGGTCAAGGGCAGACCCCACCCCTCCGTACCCAGCCAGGCCCACGGTGGGAGGGCCTCAGACACTCACAGCGGTCCGGGGGCGTGATTGTAATGGACTGGGCGGTGAACTCGTCGTCAAAGTACCTTGTGTCAACCTCAGAGGTGACCTGAGGTTTGAAGGGTGGCAGGAGCTGCGGAGGGAAGGAACCCAGACTCAGGACCCAGGGGATGGGAGGCCTTGGCCAAGATCACCCTGGAGGGGCACTGCAGGAGCGGGTGGGCGTGGGGCTCACCTTCTTCTGCACCACGTCCTGCCAGTTGACGCTGAGGAAGAACCTGTGCTCCATGACCTCCCTGGCATCGCTGGGCCCCCCGCCGAGCCTGGGCAGAGATGGCCATGAGTACCCGCCTCCCGGGCCAGCGGCTTCTGGGAGACGGGCCTTCAGCGCAGGCCCTGAGCGACCTCTAGTGATTCTGTCCTGGCCACAGACCACCATTCCACACAGGAGGAAACCATGGCTCAGGGAAGGGGCTCTCAGCCCTGGGTCACAGCCCCGGGGGATCCCGACCCAGGACTCCGAGTGCAGAACAGGAGCCGAGAGGGTGGCCTCGGCCACCCTCGGCCAGGCTCAGGGCTGCCGTGACCCTCAGCACACCCGAAGAACGAGGCAGTGCGGGCAGGGCGCGAAGGACGGCCTGGCCCCAAGCGAGTCCCAAGGCAGGGCCCAAGCTGCGGGGACTAGTGGAGGCGCCGTGGCGATGACACACAGGCGTGCGCCTGCGGACCTGGCCCCCTCCGAGCGAGGGGACAGCGCAACAGGTAGCGCTGGGCCGGGCGGGACAGACTCCAGCCCTCACCTCTGCTTGGGGTCCTTCTTGAGCAGCCCAGCAAGCAGGGACTTGGCCTCGGGGCTCAGTGTGCGCGGGAAGCGGATCTCCTCCATGAGGATGAGCTCGAAGAGGCGCTCGTGGTCCTGGTTGTAGAAGGGCAGGCGGCCGCACATCATCTCGTACATGACCACGCCCAGCCCCCACCAGTCCACCGCGCGGCCGTAGTCGTTGTCCTCCAGCACCTGAGCAggtgagcggggaggggcggtGAGGGGCCGGGCACACGCCTGCCAGGCAGCGGGGCTGAGAGGGACCCACGGAGGGACATGGCGCTGCCTGCGGCCACGGAGGGCCATCTAAGGAATCGCAGCACGGCCCTCACAGGGTCTGCGCTGGGGAAACCACACGGGTCCGAGGGCCTCTCCTCCCTTGGCCTCGCACGCCCCCGGGACCTCCAGCCTCAGGCACCTCGGGTGCCAGGTACTCGGGCGTCCCACAGAAGGTTTTCATGGTAGCCCCGTCACTGATGCCCTCTTTGCACAGTCCGAAGTCAGTGATCTTGATGTGGCCATCTTTGTCCAGCATGAGGTTTTCCAGCTGTAGGAAAAGTCAACGTATCAGGGACGCGTCTTCCCAGGGTTTCCCACCACCGCTCCTGAACCCCACACACCCTGGCCATTCCCGCGGAGAGCTGTGGCCTGGGGTGGTAGCTGTCGTGCCAAGCCGGGCACCGGGCACACCCCTAGCACAAAGTCAAGCCCGTGAGGCTCAGAGGGAGGCCAGCCCCCAAGGGCAGCTGGAAAAAagccaggcagagagagatgggagccGGGCTCTGCCCACCGGCTCCCCACAGCGTGGGCTGCAGCGTCCAACTCTCTGAGCAACGCCAGCTTTCTTCCTCCacttcttttaagtaggctccacacccaatgtgggggttAAAcccaccaccccaagatcaagagtcatatgttctaccgactgagccagccaggcgcccctcttcctcgACTTTTAACCAAACTTAACACAAATGGGCAATTTAGTGGGCTTCTGTGTAACCTCTACCAGGCTAAGGGAGAACGTTACCAAGACCCCTAGAACCCTCTAGGGGCCCCTTGCCTGTTATTAACCATCCCCTCAGCTGAGGAAGAACTTtactcctttgcttttctttagttTCCCCACCTACGTACGCACTGTATGTTTAAACAACACagatctggggctcctgggtggctcagttggttaagcgtccgacttcggctcaggtcatgatctcgcggtccgtgagttcgagccccgcatcgggctctgtgtcgacggctcggagcctggagcctgcttcggattctgtgtctccccctctctctgccccacccctgctcatgctctgtgtctctctgtctctcaataataaataaatgtagaaaatatgataaaaaaaataaaaataaataaataacacaggtTTGTACGGTCTGTCCTGGCTTCCCCTCAACGTGAGCCTGTGAGCTTGGCACGGCTGCAGGGCTGCGGTTCACTCAGTGACTGCTGTGCAAAGCCCGGCCGCGGGGCGCCACTGCAGTGCGTTCTAGCCGTTCTCCGACAGCGGACACCCGGCTGGCTTCCAGCTCGGGGCGAGCGTGAACAGCGCTGCCGGCAGTGTGCGTGCATCCGTGCTCGGTTCCCACCGTGCATAAACCTGGGGCAAAACGGCTGGCTCACAGGGACGTGTCCACTCGGCTTTGGTGGATTCGGCCAAACTATCTCCTGCGGTGCTTGTACTGATAttacctccaccccccacccctccccattccCCGCACAGAGGGGTGTGTCcaccagaggctcagagaggcctgCGGGACCTTAGTGTGGGACAGCCGGCCGGGGGCTAGGCCAGAGGGTGAGTGGACTCGGGAACACCCACAAGTCAGAGCCTCCCTGGAGGGAGAAGTGTGGGCCTGAGGGCACAGGCCTGGCCTCCCCGGTGCGAGCCCCACAGGCGCCACAGGCCAGGAGGCAACCGCACACTCACCTTGATGTCGCGGTACACCACGTCCCGCGAATGCAAATACTCAAGGGCAGAGACGATCTCTGCACCATAGAAGCGGGCTCGCTCCTCCGTGAAGACTCGTTCCCGGGACAGGTGGAAAAAC from the Prionailurus viverrinus isolate Anna chromosome E2, UM_Priviv_1.0, whole genome shotgun sequence genome contains:
- the AKT2 gene encoding RAC-beta serine/threonine-protein kinase isoform X3 codes for the protein MNEVSVIKEGWLHKRGEYIKTWRPRYFLLKSDGSFIGYKERPDAPDQTLPPLNNFSVAECQLMKTERPRPNTFVIRCLQWTTVIERTFHVDSPDEREEWMRAIQMVANSLKQRGPGEDPMDYKCGSPSDPSAAEEMEVAVSKARAKVTMNDFDYLKLLGKGTFGKVILVREKASGRYYAMKILRKEVIIAKDEVAHTVTESRVLQNTRHPFLTALKYAFQTHDRLCFVMEYANGGELFFHLSRERVFTEERARFYGAEIVSALEYLHSRDVVYRDIKLENLMLDKDGHIKITDFGLCKEGISDGATMKTFCGTPEYLAPEVLEDNDYGRAVDWWGLGVVMYEMMCGRLPFYNQDHERLFELILMEEIRFPRTLSPEAKSLLAGLLKKDPKQRLGGGPSDAREVMEHRFFLSVNWQDVVQKKLLPPFKPQVTSEVDTRYFDDEFTAQSITITPPDRYDSLGSLELDQRTHFPQFSYSASIRE
- the AKT2 gene encoding RAC-beta serine/threonine-protein kinase isoform X5; this translates as MRAIQMVANSLKQRGPGEDPMDYKCGSPSDPSAAEEMEVAVSKARAKVTMNDFDYLKLLGKGTFGKVILVREKASGRYYAMKILRKEVIIAKDEVAHTVTESRVLQNTRHPFLTALKYAFQTHDRLCFVMEYANGGELFFHLSRERVFTEERARFYGAEIVSALEYLHSRDVVYRDIKLENLMLDKDGHIKITDFGLCKEGISDGATMKTFCGTPEYLAPEVLEDNDYGRAVDWWGLGVVMYEMMCGRLPFYNQDHERLFELILMEEIRFPRTLSPEAKSLLAGLLKKDPKQRLGGGPSDAREVMEHRFFLSVNWQDVVQKKLLPPFKPQVTSEVDTRYFDDEFTAQSITITPPDRCECLRPSHRGPGWFFLQPSAKLTSAVPAALPPGSCPVLTSVLRPGFGRLSAGGIPVFNQHEPQGGAKRGAVGPA
- the AKT2 gene encoding RAC-beta serine/threonine-protein kinase isoform X2 codes for the protein MNEVSVIKEGWLHKRGEYIKTWRPRYFLLKSDGSFIGYKERPDAPDQTLPPLNNFSVAECQLMKTERPRPNTFVIRCLQWTTVIERTFHVDSPDEREEWMRAIQMVANSLKQRGPGEDPMDYKCGSPSDPSAAEEMEVAVSKARAKVTMNDFDYLKLLGKGTFGKVILVREKASGRYYAMKILRKEVIIAKDEVAHTVTESRVLQNTRHPFLTALKYAFQTHDRLCFVMEYANGGELFFHLSRERVFTEERARFYGAEIVSALEYLHSRDVVYRDIKLENLMLDKDGHIKITDFGLCKEGISDGATMKTFCGTPEYLAPEVLEDNDYGRAVDWWGLGVVMYEMMCGRLPFYNQDHERLFELILMEEIRFPRTLSPEAKSLLAGLLKKDPKQRLGGGPSDAREVMEHRFFLSVNWQDVVQKKLLPPFKPQVTSEVDTRYFDDEFTAQSITITPPDRFFSSALCQTHLSGPSGPASRILSCPHLCAQTRLWETLRWRDSGF
- the AKT2 gene encoding RAC-beta serine/threonine-protein kinase isoform X4 produces the protein MKTERPRPNTFVIRCLQWTTVIERTFHVDSPDEREEWMRAIQMVANSLKQRGPGEDPMDYKCGSPSDPSAAEEMEVAVSKARAKVTMNDFDYLKLLGKGTFGKVILVREKASGRYYAMKILRKEVIIAKDEVAHTVTESRVLQNTRHPFLTALKYAFQTHDRLCFVMEYANGGELFFHLSRERVFTEERARFYGAEIVSALEYLHSRDVVYRDIKLENLMLDKDGHIKITDFGLCKEGISDGATMKTFCGTPEYLAPEVLEDNDYGRAVDWWGLGVVMYEMMCGRLPFYNQDHERLFELILMEEIRFPRTLSPEAKSLLAGLLKKDPKQRLGGGPSDAREVMEHRFFLSVNWQDVVQKKLLPPFKPQVTSEVDTRYFDDEFTAQSITITPPDRCECLRPSHRGPGWFFLQPSAKLTSAVPAALPPGSCPVLTSVLRPGFGRLSAGGIPVFNQHEPQGGAKRGAVGPA
- the AKT2 gene encoding RAC-beta serine/threonine-protein kinase isoform X1; this encodes MNEVSVIKEGWLHKRGEYIKTWRPRYFLLKSDGSFIGYKERPDAPDQTLPPLNNFSVAECQLMKTERPRPNTFVIRCLQWTTVIERTFHVDSPDEREEWMRAIQMVANSLKQRGPGEDPMDYKCGSPSDPSAAEEMEVAVSKARAKVTMNDFDYLKLLGKGTFGKVILVREKASGRYYAMKILRKEVIIAKDEVAHTVTESRVLQNTRHPFLTALKYAFQTHDRLCFVMEYANGGELFFHLSRERVFTEERARFYGAEIVSALEYLHSRDVVYRDIKLENLMLDKDGHIKITDFGLCKEGISDGATMKTFCGTPEYLAPEVLEDNDYGRAVDWWGLGVVMYEMMCGRLPFYNQDHERLFELILMEEIRFPRTLSPEAKSLLAGLLKKDPKQRLGGGPSDAREVMEHRFFLSVNWQDVVQKKLLPPFKPQVTSEVDTRYFDDEFTAQSITITPPDRCECLRPSHRGPGWFFLQPSAKLTSAVPAALPPGSCPVLTSVLRPGFGRLSAGGIPVFNQHEPQGGAKRGAVGPA